Proteins from a genomic interval of Sugiyamaella lignohabitans strain CBS 10342 chromosome C, complete sequence:
- the UGA4 gene encoding Uga4p (GABA (gamma-aminobutyrate) permease; serves as a GABA transport protein involved in the utilization of GABA as a nitrogen source; catalyzes the transport of putrescine and delta-aminolevulinic acid (ALA); localized to the vacuolar membrane; GO_component: GO:0000329 - fungal-type vacuole membrane [Evidence IDA] [PMID 14985124]; GO_component: GO:0016021 - integral component of membrane [Evidence IEA,IEA]; GO_component: GO:0016021 - integral component of membrane [Evidence ISM] [PMID 12192589]; GO_component: GO:0016020 - membrane [Evidence IEA,IEA]; GO_component: GO:0005774 - vacuolar membrane [Evidence IEA]; GO_component: GO:0005773 - vacuole [Evidence IEA]; GO_function: GO:0015171 - amino acid transmembrane transporter activity [Evidence IEA]; GO_function: GO:0015495 - gamma-aminobutyric acid:proton symporter activity [Evidence IGI] [PMID 8455553]; GO_function: GO:0015489 - putrescine transmembrane transporter activity [Evidence IGI] [PMID 14985124]; GO_process: GO:0003333 - amino acid transmembrane transport [Evidence IEA]; GO_process: GO:0006865 - amino acid transport [Evidence IEA]; GO_process: GO:0015812 - gamma-aminobutyric acid transport [Evidence IGI] [PMID 14985124]; GO_process: GO:0015812 - gamma-aminobutyric acid transport [Evidence IEP,IGI] [PMID 8455553]; GO_process: GO:0015847 - putrescine transport [Evidence IGI] [PMID 14985124]; GO_process: GO:0055085 - transmembrane transport [Evidence IEA]; GO_process: GO:0055085 - transmembrane transport [Evidence IGI] [PMID 8455553]; GO_process: GO:0006810 - transport [Evidence IEA]), translated as MSEKYLNDETPDVFTEVPKTSSDNSVSLIDSNEFAQLTDADQHLAQMGYKPVLKREFSMFSAFSFAVSISGLFATVATTFSYPLIAGGAASVIWTWVISGIGCMCISLSVAELVSAYPTAGGMYFTCSYVAPKKYMALISWMDGWLNFLGQIAGIASSDYGAAQLLLAAVSMGSDFTYVPTTQHTVAVMAGILLFHGIINSMSTKFLEKVTNGYVILHIGVLVSGCIALLVMQDDKHDAKYVFTNVESSSGWNPIGFSFLFGFLSVSWSMTDSDATAHVCEEMTEPEKKAPWAIAYAMSFTYFVGILLNIVLVFCMGDPAEILASPVDQPVAQIFYNVLGKKGGIFYTVMAFFIMNFVAITAIHACSRTVWAFSRDQMLPFSRVWYRINKFSGVPVNSVWLTVISCILINLIALGSYTTIAAIFNVCAIAIDWSYCIPILCKIFGGNFQPGPWNLGRASIFVNSWACLWTLFVSIIFVLPTVRPVTADSMNYAAVFFVGIGVFAAVYWYVAGRKYYTGPRKNTQVVDGLKQNPGATTTERLFTE; from the coding sequence ATGTCTGAAAAGTACCTTAACGATGAGACACCCGATGTCTTTACAGAGGTTCCTAAGACCTCATCTGATAACTCTGTCAGTTTAATCGACTCTAACGAGTTTGCTCAGTTGACCGATGCTGATCAACATTTGGCACAAATGGGCTATAAGCCAGTGCTCAAGAGAGAGTTTTCCATGTTTTCAGCCTTTTCGTTTGCAGTGTCTATTTCTGGTCTTTTCGCTACTGTCGCTACTACTTTTTCGTATCCTTTGATTgcaggtggtgctgcttccgTCATCTGGACATGGGTCATTTCTGGTATTGGTTGTATGTGCATTTCCTTGTCAGTTGCTGAACTTGTATCTGCCTATCCTACTGCTGGAGGTATGTACTTCACATGTAGTTATGTGGCTCCAAAGAAGTACATGGCTCTTATCAGTTGGATGGACGGCTGGTTGAACTTTCTTGGTCAAATCGCCGGTATTGCTTCTTCCGATTACGGTGCTGCTCAGCTTTTGTTGGCTGCTGTTTCCATGGGAAGTGACTTTACTTATGTCCCTACTACTCAACACACTGTAGCTGTCATGGCAGGTATTCTTCTGTTCCACGGTATTATCAACTCCATGTCTACCAAGTTTTTGGAAAAAGTTACCAACGGCTATGTCATTCTCCACATTGGTGTTTTGGTATCTGGATGTATTGCCTTATTGGTTATGCAAGATGACAAGCACGATGCCAAGTACGTCTTTACCAATGTCGAATCCTCTTCTGGATGGAATCCTATTGGATTTtcgtttttgtttggtttcTTGTCTGTTTCATGGAGTATGACCGATTCCGATGCTACTGCCCATGTGTGTGAGGAAATGACTGAACCCGAGAAGAAGGCTCCTTGGGCTATTGCCTATGCCATGTCGTTCACTTACTTTGTCGGTATCCTGTTAAACattgttcttgttttctgtaTGGGAGACCCAGCTGAGATTCTTGCTTCTCCTGTTGACCAGCCTGTTGCCCAGATATTCTACAATGTTCTTGGCAAGAAGGGTGGTATTTTCTACACCGTCATGGCCTTTTTCATCATGAACTTTGTTGCCATTACCGCCATCCACGCCTGTTCTCGTACTGTATGGGCCTTCTCTCGTGACCAGATGTTGCCATTCTCTCGCGTCTGGTACCGTATCAACAAGTTCTCAGGAGTTCCTGTCAACTCAGTCTGGCTCACCGTCATTTCCTGCATCTTAATCAATCTTATTGCATTGGGTTCCTACACCACCATCGCTGCTATCTTCAACGTCTgtgccattgccattgactGGAGTTACTGCATCCCCATTCTCTGTAAAATCTTTGGCGGAAACTTCCAACCAGGACCCTGGAACCTTGGCCGTGCCAGTATCTTTGTCAACTCATGGGCCTGTCTGTGGACCCTGTTCGTGTCCATCATTTTCGTTCTCCCCACCGTTCGTCCCGTCACTGCTGACAGCATGAACTACGCTGCCGTGTTCTTCGTCGGAATCGGTGTCTTTGCTGCTGTCTACTGGTATGTAGCCGGTAGAAAGTACTACACCGGACCCCGCAAAAACACCCAAGTCGTTGACGGTCTAAAACAAAATCCCGgtgccaccaccaccgaaAGACTGTTTACTGAGTAA
- the FLC2 gene encoding FAD transporter FLC2: MRLSALSFFIPLVTFLLTGPVMATKLIQSSALLTCMANSQFTASSFDVTFYPDNKTVNFDITAISTISGNVTANIEVIAYGITIINRNVNPCDISSLKQLCPISAGHFDISSSLQLSSDIVNGIPGIAFTIPDLDGVVRVTVFNEGETSNPIACVEATLTNGKTVQTKYASWGIAAVIVLGLLTSGIISIMGHQSASSHISSNTLSLFVYFQSVAIVSMMAVNRLPPMAAAWAQNFQWTMGLMRLGFMQDIFNWYVQSTGGTATNILPNKNIISIEVQKRDLTGIVPSLGNYVSDHVRRGIARNMYRSMETQMNTYLPTAQRLVLRAAAAAANTTTNDPVTGDEKDPNIAAKTLVLRGMERVAYLANIELSSLFLTGLTFFVVLGIFCVLAIAIVKGVIELLAKTGSIHPDKFASFRQGWLGISKGVLFRLVLVGFPQLSVLCLWQLTERDSPATVVLGILVYLLVLLVLGFAAFKVITIARRSLAEYKNPAYILFSDQSVLDRLGFLYIQFRATAYYFIVPLLAYTLWKACFIAFGQPSGKAQAVGVFLGELGFLVGIAWMKPYMDKTTNGFNIAIAAINFINSIFFLFFSQLFGQPPAVGSIMAVVFFVLNAAFSLILLIMIIVSCVWAIMSKNPDTRYQPMRDDRESFMKDNTGIEKKRGTELDALGVTARDGYEEGQRASVYDSEEASPSEYASKTSLPYSSTNEEAFPQARLSRKGDRPANPFGDSYENNYSSSSLDLGAGGHFPQNTTYRGYYPADESPQSSAWPQGRTQRF; this comes from the coding sequence ATGCGATTATCAGCATTATCTTTCTTCATTCCCCTGGTCACATTCCTGTTGACCGGGCCAGTTATGGCCACTAAGCTGATTCAGTCGTCTGCTCTATTAACTTGTATGGCCAATTCACAATTCACCGCATCATCTTTCGATGTGACATTCTATCCAGACAACAAGACTGTCAATTTCGACATCACTGCTATTTCGACTATTTCTGGTAACGTTACCGCCAATATCGAAGTCATTGCTTATGGTATTACcattatcaacagaaacGTCAACCCATGTGATATTAGCAGTTTGAAGCAACTGTGTCCTATCTCAGCTGGTCATTTTGATATTAGTTCAAGTCTCCAACTTTCTAGTGATATAGTCAACGGCATCCCTGGTATCGCATTCACAATCCCTGATTTGGACGGTGTGGTCCGAGTCACTGTGTTCAATGAAGGCGAGACTTCGAATCCAATTGCCTGTGTCGAAGCTACTCTTACTAATGGCAAAACTGTGCAGACGAAATATGCCAGTTGGGGTATTGCTGCAGTTATTGTTCTTGGTCTGCTCACATCTGGTATCATTTCCATCATGGGCCATCAAAGTGCTTCATCCCACATCTCTTCAAACACTCTTTCTTTGTTCGTTTATTTCCAATCAGTGGCTATTGTTAGTATGATGGCTGTTAATAGACTGCCTCCTATGGCCGCCGCTTGGGCTCAGAATTTCCAATGGACTATGGGCTTAATGCGACTGGGGTTCATGCAGGACATTTTCAACTGGTACGTCCAGTCTACTGGTGGTACTGCTACCAACATTCTACCTAACAAGAACATCATCTCTATTGAAGTCCAGAAACGTGACTTGACTGGTATTGTACCTAGTCTTGGCAATTACGTTTCCGACCATGTTCGTAGGGGTATTGCTAGAAACATGTATCGAAGCATGGAGACTCAGATGAATACTTATCTTCCTACTGCTCAGAGACTTGTATTGagagctgctgccgctgctgcaAATACTACAACAAATGATCCAGTTACTGGTGACGAGAAAGACCCTAATATTGCTGCAAAGACTTTGGTCTTGAGAGGTATGGAACGAGTTGCCTACCTTGCCAATATAGAGTTGTCAAGTCTGTTCTTGACGGGTCTTACCTTTTTTGTGGTGTTGGGTATTTTCTGTGTTCTTGCCATTGCTATTGTAAAGGGAGTCATTGAACTGCTTGCCAAGACAGGCTCTATTCATCCTGACAAGTTTGCATCTTTCCGTCAAGGTTGGTTGGGTATAAGCAAGGGTGTTTTGTTCAGATTGGTATTGGTTGGTTTCCCACAATTGTctgttttgtgtttgtggCAGTTGACTGAGCGTGATTCGCCCGCTACTGTCGTTTTAGGAATTCTCGTGTATCttctggtgttgttggtgcTAGGATTTGCTGCTTTTAAGGTAATCACTATTGCACGACGTTCGCTTGCTGAGTATAAGAACCCAGCCTACATCCTTTTCTCTGATCAATCTGTTCTTGACAGACTTGGTTTCTTGTACATCCAATTCCGAGCCACTGCTTACTATTTCATTGTGCCTCTGCTTGCATACACCCTGTGGAAGGCCTGTTTCATTGCGTTTGGCCAACCATCGGGCAAAGCTCAAGCTGTTGGTGTGTTTTTGGGAGAGCTGGGCTTTTTGGTGGGTATTGCATGGATGAAGCCATACATGGACAAGACGACCAACGGATTCAACATCGCCATTGCCGCTATCAACTTCATCAACTCGATCTTTTTCCTGTTCTTCTCGCAACTTTTCGGACAACCACCAGCTGTTGGCTCGATTATGGCTGTTGTATTCTTTGTTCTCAACGCTGCTTTCTCGCTGATTCTGCTCATTATGATTATTGTATCATGTGTATGGGCCATTATGTCCAAGAACCCCGATACCAGATACCAGCCCATGAGAGACGACCGTGAGTCATTTATGAAAGACAACACGGGCATTGAAAAGAAGCGAGGCACCGAGCTCGATGCTCTAGGAGTGACAGCTCGTGACGGCTACGAAGAAGGCCAGCGAGCAAGTGTGTACGACTCCGAAGAAGCTTCACCTTCCGAGTACGCATCCAAGACATCGCTCCCATACTCGAGCACCAACGAAGAGGCATTCCCTCAAGCTCGACTATCACGCAAGGGCGACAGACCGGCGAACCCGTTCGGCGACAGCTACGAAAACAACTACAGCTCGAGCAGTCTAGACCTGGGTGCTGGCGGCCACTTCCCACAAAACACCACCTACAGGGGCTACTACCCCGCCGACGAGTCTCCACAGTCCTCGGCATGGCCCCAAGGTCGTACTCAAAGATTCTAA
- the CAR2 gene encoding ornithine-oxo-acid transaminase (L-ornithine transaminase (OTAse); catalyzes the second step of arginine degradation, expression is dually-regulated by allophanate induction and a specific arginine induction process; not nitrogen catabolite repression sensitive; protein abundance increases in response to DNA replication stress; GO_component: GO:0005737 - cytoplasm [Evidence IEA,IEA]; GO_component: GO:0005737 - cytoplasm [Evidence IDA] [PMID 11914276]; GO_component: GO:0005737 - cytoplasm [Evidence IDA] [PMID 14562095]; GO_component: GO:0005829 - cytosol [Evidence IDA] [PMID 205532]; GO_component: GO:0005634 - nucleus [Evidence IDA] [PMID 14562095]; GO_function: GO:0003824 - catalytic activity [Evidence IEA]; GO_function: GO:0004587 - ornithine-oxo-acid transaminase activity [Evidence IEA]; GO_function: GO:0004587 - ornithine-oxo-acid transaminase activity [Evidence IMP] [PMID 3036506]; GO_function: GO:0030170 - pyridoxal phosphate binding [Evidence IEA]; GO_function: GO:0008483 - transaminase activity [Evidence IEA,IEA]; GO_function: GO:0016740 - transferase activity [Evidence IEA]; GO_process: GO:0055129 - L-proline biosynthetic process [Evidence IEA]; GO_process: GO:0006527 - arginine catabolic process [Evidence NAS] [PMID 14263163]; GO_process: GO:0006527 - arginine catabolic process [Evidence IC] [PMID 3036506]; GO_process: GO:0006591 - ornithine metabolic process [Evidence IMP] [PMID 3036506]), with translation MTASISSQTAMDYEHKYSAHNYHPLPVVFAKASGSLVWDPEGKEYLDFLSAYSAVNQGHCHPKIIQALIDQASKLTLSSRAFYNDVFGSFAKYVTEYFGYEMVLPMNTGAEAVETGIKLARKWGYMKKGIPENEAIVLAATENFHGRTLAIVSMSTDPEAKENYGPYLNQVGPVIPGTNKPLRYNNIGDLEEAFDRAGDKIAAFLVEPIQGEAGIVVPSDDYLVKVAELCKKHNVLFIADEIQTGIARTGKLLCVEHSNVKPDIVLLGKAISGGVTPVSAVLSSKEIMSCFEPGTHGSTYGGNPLSCAVAIAALQVVKDEGLVERAATLGEKFRDGLKPLLKTGIVTEIRGKGLLNAIVIDSSKANGRTAWDLCLLMKDHGLLAKPTHENIIRLAPPLVITEDQIAKGLDIIAKCVHALPTAPKSADH, from the coding sequence ATGACTGCTTCTATCTCTTCTCAAACTGCTATGGACTATGAGCACAAGTACTCTGCTCACAATTACCATCCTCTGCCAGTGGTATTTGCCAAGGCTTCTGGATCATTGGTATGGGATCCCGAGGGAAAAGAGTATTTAGACTTTTTGTCAGCTTACTCGGCAGTCAATCAAGGCCATTGCCATCCCAAGATTATCCAAGCTTTGATCGACCAGGCGTCCAAATTGACTCTTAGCTCTAGAGCTTTCTATAATGACGTGTTTGGCTCATTTGCCAAGTACGTGACTGAATATTTCGGCTATGAAATGGTGTTGCCCATGAACACCGGTGCTGAGGCGGTTGAAACTGGCATTAAATTGGCCCGCAAATGGGGATATATGAAGAAAGGTATCCCAGAAAATGAGGCCATTGTACTGGCTGCTACTGAGAACTTCCATGGCCGTACTCTAGCTATTGTATCCATGTCGACTGATCCAGAGGCCAAAGAGAATTACGGTCCTTATTTGAACCAGGTGGGTCCAGTGATTCCTGGAACTAATAAACCTCTTCgctataataatattggcGATCTTGAAGAGGCCTTTGATCGTGCTGGCGATAAGATTGCTGCGTTCCTAGTCGAGCCTATTCAGGGTGAGGCCGGTATTGTGGTGCCTTCAGACGACTATCTGGTCAAGGTGGCTGAGTTATGCAAGAAACACaatgttttatttattgctgACGAGATCCAGACCGGTATTGCTCGTACTGGCAAGCTTCTTTGTGTGGAACATTCCAATGTCAAGCCTGATATTGTATTGCTTGGCAAGGCCATTTCTGGAGGAGTCACTCCAGTTTCTGCTGTGCTTTCTTCTAAGGAAATTATGAGTTGTTTTGAACCTGGTACCCATGGTTCAACCTACGGCGGTAACCCTCTGTCATGTGCAgttgccattgctgcttTACAGGTGGTTAAAGACGAAGGACTGGTTGAACGAGCTGCTACTCTTGGCGAAAAATTCCGTGACGGCCTTAAACCACTTCTTAAAACCGGCATTGTCACCGAAATCAGAGGCAAGGGTCTGCTCAATGCCATTGTCATCGACTCGTCTAAAGCCAACGGCCGCACTGCCTGGGACCTGTGTCTTCTCATGAAAGACCACGGGCTGCTAGCCAAGCCCACCCACGAAAACATCATCCGCCTGGCACCTCCACTGGTCATCACCGAAGACCAGATCGCCAAGGGCCTCGACATCATCGCCAAGTGCGTGCACGCGCTGCCAACCGCACCGAAGTCTGCCGACCACTGA